The following are encoded in a window of Variovorax paradoxus genomic DNA:
- a CDS encoding S1C family serine protease codes for MKPTWMNPARWLCTGALLATGHAAALEPDALFAKLTGSVWAVRTFDAQERPLRAGSAVVIAPGRLVTTCHVLAKASNFVVKRDNVTYGATLEYPDPGRDLCQIKVANFTATPVALAPAGGARVGQRVYAIGNPRGLENTLSEGLLSGLRGGDGEARLLQTTAAIAPGSSGGGLFDSDGRLLGITTFAARDGGNLNFAMPAEFLAELPARAQAQLAARANEPEGAARRRVGVALAEPLRAGDALEYVRTDRLTGNRTPVIYRVDRVNGDELSFNAGSRVEKANGQVVTLTSSAGGLFDSASPPGGWAPKDDLQPGMRWHLDYVATTGDRLRHELTASVGSEHTMRVDGMELNVMRIGYEGWIFASSTTSLPLTGASTRFRGAAWYSPELGRIVRFEGEYQRGVSSGANESLELVRIQR; via the coding sequence GTGAAGCCGACCTGGATGAACCCCGCACGGTGGCTGTGCACTGGCGCCTTGCTGGCCACCGGCCACGCTGCCGCGCTGGAGCCGGACGCCCTGTTCGCCAAGCTGACGGGCAGCGTCTGGGCCGTGCGCACCTTCGACGCGCAGGAGCGCCCGCTGCGCGCCGGCAGCGCTGTGGTGATCGCGCCCGGCCGCCTCGTCACCACCTGCCACGTGCTCGCCAAGGCCAGCAATTTCGTGGTCAAGCGCGACAACGTCACCTACGGCGCGACGCTCGAGTACCCGGACCCGGGGCGCGACCTGTGCCAGATCAAGGTCGCCAACTTCACGGCCACCCCGGTGGCGCTGGCGCCCGCCGGCGGTGCGCGGGTGGGGCAGCGCGTGTACGCCATCGGCAATCCGCGCGGGCTGGAAAACACGCTGAGCGAAGGCCTGCTGTCGGGCCTGCGCGGCGGCGACGGCGAGGCGCGGCTGCTGCAGACCACGGCCGCCATCGCCCCGGGATCGAGCGGCGGCGGGCTGTTCGACAGCGACGGCCGCCTGCTGGGCATCACCACTTTTGCCGCCCGCGACGGCGGCAACCTGAATTTCGCGATGCCGGCCGAGTTCCTGGCGGAATTGCCGGCCCGCGCCCAGGCGCAGCTGGCGGCACGGGCCAACGAACCCGAAGGCGCCGCCCGCCGTCGCGTCGGCGTGGCGCTGGCGGAGCCGCTGCGCGCCGGTGACGCGCTCGAATACGTGCGCACCGACCGGTTGACGGGCAACCGCACGCCGGTGATCTACCGAGTGGACCGGGTCAACGGCGACGAGCTGTCGTTCAACGCCGGCAGCCGGGTCGAGAAGGCCAATGGGCAGGTGGTGACTCTCACCTCATCCGCCGGCGGCCTGTTCGACAGCGCATCGCCGCCGGGCGGCTGGGCGCCGAAGGACGACCTCCAGCCGGGCATGCGCTGGCACCTCGACTACGTGGCGACCACCGGCGACCGGCTGCGGCACGAACTCACCGCCTCGGTGGGCAGCGAGCACACGATGCGCGTGGACGGCATGGAGTTGAACGTGATGCGCATCGGTTATGAGGGTTGGATCTTTGCCTCCAGCACCACCAGCCTGCCGCTGACCGGTGCCAGTACGCGCTTTCGGGGCGCCGCCTGGTACAGCCCCGAACTGGGTCGGATCGTCCGTTTCGAGGGCGAATACCAGCGTGGAGTCTCCTCGGGGGCCAACGAGAGCCTGGAACTCGTCCGCATCCAGCGCTGA
- the rplM gene encoding 50S ribosomal protein L13 has translation MTKTFSAKPADVTHEWFVIDATDKVLGRVASEVALRLRGKHKAIYTPHVDTGDYIVIINAAQLRVTGAKSIDKVYYRHSGYPGGITATNFRDMQNKFPGRALEKAVKGMLPKGPLGYAMIKKLKVYGGAEHPHTAQQPKVLEL, from the coding sequence ATGACCAAAACGTTCAGCGCCAAGCCCGCTGACGTGACGCACGAGTGGTTTGTGATTGACGCGACCGACAAGGTCCTCGGACGAGTAGCCAGCGAAGTTGCTCTCCGTTTGCGCGGCAAACACAAGGCCATTTACACGCCTCACGTCGATACCGGTGACTACATCGTCATCATCAACGCCGCGCAACTGCGCGTCACCGGCGCCAAGTCGATCGACAAGGTGTACTACCGTCACTCGGGCTACCCGGGCGGTATCACGGCGACGAACTTCCGCGACATGCAGAACAAGTTCCCGGGCCGTGCCCTGGAAAAGGCTGTCAAGGGCATGCTGCCCAAGGGCCCGCTTGGTTACGCGATGATCAAGAAACTCAAGGTGTACGGTGGCGCTGAGCACCCGCATACCGCCCAACAGCCCAAAGTGCTGGAACTGTAA
- the rpsI gene encoding 30S ribosomal protein S9: MIGEWNNGTGRRKSSVARVFLKKGTGKITVNGKDIQAFFGRETSIMIAKQPLALTNNLEAFDVMVNVNGGGESGQAGATRHGITRALIDYDATLKPVLSQAGFVTRDAREVERKKVGLHSARRRKQFSKR; the protein is encoded by the coding sequence ATGATTGGTGAATGGAACAATGGCACCGGCCGTCGCAAATCCAGCGTCGCCCGTGTGTTTCTGAAAAAAGGCACCGGCAAGATCACGGTCAACGGCAAGGACATCCAAGCGTTCTTCGGCCGTGAAACCTCGATCATGATCGCCAAGCAGCCCCTGGCGCTGACCAACAACCTCGAAGCTTTCGACGTGATGGTCAACGTGAACGGCGGCGGCGAATCGGGTCAAGCCGGCGCTACGCGCCACGGCATCACCCGTGCCCTGATCGACTACGACGCAACGCTCAAGCCCGTCCTGAGCCAAGCCGGCTTCGTGACGCGTGACGCGCGTGAAGTCGAACGTAAGAAGGTCGGTCTGCACTCCGCCCGTCGCCGCAAGCAGTTCAGCAAGCGCTGA
- the erpA gene encoding iron-sulfur cluster insertion protein ErpA yields MSAVAENIQTQMPEPIVFTDSAAAKVADLIAEEGNPDLKLRVFVQGGGCSGFQYGFTFDEITNEDDTTMTKNGVSLLIDAMSYQYLLGAEIDYKEDLQGAQFVIKNPNATSTCGCGSSFSA; encoded by the coding sequence ATGAGCGCTGTTGCCGAAAACATCCAGACCCAGATGCCCGAGCCGATCGTCTTCACGGACAGCGCGGCCGCCAAGGTCGCCGACCTGATCGCCGAAGAGGGCAATCCCGACCTGAAGCTGCGCGTGTTCGTGCAGGGCGGCGGGTGCTCGGGCTTCCAGTACGGTTTCACCTTCGACGAGATCACCAACGAAGACGACACCACCATGACCAAGAACGGTGTGTCGCTGCTGATCGACGCCATGAGCTACCAGTACCTGCTCGGCGCCGAGATCGACTACAAGGAAGATCTGCAGGGCGCCCAGTTCGTGATCAAGAACCCGAACGCCACCAGCACCTGCGGCTGCGGCTCCAGCTTCTCGGCCTGA
- the mdtD gene encoding multidrug transporter subunit MdtD: protein MSPETAVPVDPSRKSLLWLVAVGFFMQTLDATIINTALPAMAASLGESPLRMQSVVVAYALTMAMLIPASGWIADRFGTRRIFFCAIVLFAAGSVLCALSQGLGQLVAARVVQGLGGALLLPVGRLALLRTVPRGEFLQAMSFVAIPGLIGPLLGPTLGGWLVQYASWHWIFLINVPVGLAGCIATLRYMPDLRGAIQKRFDSVGYALLAFGMVAISLAVDGVSGLGLRQGGVMAVLLFGFAAVVAYWLRAARTPEPLFSPALFGIPTLSIGLLGNLFSRLGSSCMPFLVPLLLQVSMGYSPVRAGLMMLPVALAGMAMKRFATPLITRHGYRRVLVANTVLVGCTMASFALTAPGQPLALHLLQLLVFGAVNSLQFTAMNTITLKDLDGGMASSGNSLLSMVQMLAMSLGVAAAGAVLAGYNGVFGTATPVQTLDAFQATFATMGLITVASALIFWHLPAEVRAAQPAQPEVSGQG from the coding sequence ATGAGCCCCGAAACCGCCGTCCCCGTCGATCCGTCCCGCAAGAGCCTGCTGTGGCTCGTGGCCGTCGGCTTCTTCATGCAGACGCTCGACGCGACCATCATCAACACGGCGCTGCCCGCGATGGCCGCCAGCCTGGGTGAGAGCCCGCTGCGCATGCAGTCGGTGGTGGTGGCCTACGCGCTCACGATGGCGATGCTGATCCCGGCCTCGGGCTGGATCGCCGACCGCTTCGGCACGCGGCGCATCTTTTTCTGCGCCATCGTGCTGTTCGCCGCCGGCTCGGTGCTGTGCGCGCTCTCGCAGGGGCTGGGGCAGCTCGTGGCGGCGCGGGTGGTGCAGGGCCTGGGCGGGGCGTTGCTGCTCCCTGTGGGGCGTCTGGCGCTGCTGCGCACGGTGCCGCGCGGCGAGTTCCTGCAGGCGATGAGCTTCGTGGCCATTCCGGGACTCATCGGGCCGCTGCTGGGGCCCACGCTGGGCGGCTGGCTGGTGCAGTACGCCTCCTGGCACTGGATCTTCCTGATCAACGTGCCGGTGGGCTTGGCGGGCTGCATCGCCACGCTGCGCTACATGCCGGACCTGCGCGGCGCCATCCAGAAGCGCTTCGACAGCGTCGGCTACGCGCTGCTGGCCTTCGGCATGGTGGCGATCTCGCTGGCGGTCGACGGCGTGTCGGGGCTCGGGCTGCGCCAGGGCGGGGTGATGGCGGTGCTGCTCTTTGGTTTCGCCGCCGTGGTCGCCTACTGGCTGCGCGCGGCGCGCACGCCCGAGCCGCTGTTCTCGCCCGCGCTGTTCGGCATTCCGACGCTGAGCATCGGCCTGCTCGGCAACCTGTTCTCGCGCCTGGGCAGCAGCTGCATGCCCTTCCTGGTGCCGCTGCTGCTGCAGGTGTCGATGGGCTATTCGCCGGTGCGCGCCGGGCTGATGATGCTGCCGGTCGCGCTGGCCGGCATGGCGATGAAGCGGTTTGCCACGCCGCTGATCACGCGCCACGGCTACCGCCGCGTGCTGGTGGCCAACACGGTGCTGGTCGGCTGCACCATGGCCAGCTTCGCCCTCACAGCGCCGGGGCAGCCGCTGGCGCTGCACCTGCTGCAGCTGCTGGTGTTCGGCGCGGTCAACTCGCTGCAGTTCACGGCCATGAACACCATCACCCTGAAGGACCTCGACGGCGGCATGGCCAGCAGCGGCAACAGCCTGCTGTCGATGGTGCAGATGCTGGCGATGAGCCTCGGCGTGGCTGCGGCCGGCGCGGTGCTGGCGGGCTACAACGGCGTGTTCGGCACGGCAACGCCGGTGCAGACGCTCGATGCGTTCCAGGCCACGTTCGCGACCATGGGGCTCATCACGGTGGCTTCGGCGCTGATCTTCTGGCATTTGCCCGCAGAAGTGCGAGCGGCGCAGCCTGCGCAGCCGGAAGTTTCCGGCCAGGGCTGA
- a CDS encoding anhydro-N-acetylmuramic acid kinase, whose amino-acid sequence MAAALQPQRFIGLMSGTSLDGVDGVIADFSDGRLAVIGHASADFPALLRAELMALNTPGDNELHRAALAGNGLARVYADVVAQLLARTGTAPSAVTAIGAHGQTVRHRPLEFDGTGYTLQINNPSLLAELSGIDVVADFRSRDLAAGGQGAPLVPAFHQALFAWPDAPVAVLNLGGISNLSLLPATNAPADTAPLLGFDCGPANALMDHWCQRHLGQPFDRGGQWAASGHVLPELLARLQAEPYFAKAPPKSTGRDLFHPDWLAGHLGTATWAPADVQATLAELTASTCAAALNSYQKESELLIVCGGGALNDHLMARLRALLPGVRVQASSEHGLPPQQVEAAAFAWLARRTVRGEPGNLASVTGARGARVLGAIYPA is encoded by the coding sequence ATGGCCGCCGCGCTGCAGCCGCAACGCTTCATCGGCCTGATGTCGGGCACCTCGCTCGACGGGGTCGACGGCGTGATCGCCGACTTTTCCGACGGCCGCCTGGCGGTCATCGGCCACGCCAGCGCCGATTTTCCCGCCCTGCTGCGCGCCGAGCTGATGGCGCTCAACACCCCCGGCGACAACGAACTGCACCGCGCGGCCCTGGCCGGCAACGGCCTGGCACGCGTGTATGCCGACGTGGTCGCGCAGCTGCTGGCCCGCACCGGCACGGCACCAAGCGCCGTCACCGCCATCGGCGCCCACGGCCAGACCGTGCGCCACCGGCCCCTCGAGTTCGACGGCACGGGCTACACGCTGCAGATCAACAACCCCTCGCTGCTGGCCGAGCTGAGCGGCATCGACGTGGTGGCCGACTTCCGCAGCCGCGACCTCGCAGCCGGCGGCCAGGGCGCCCCGCTGGTGCCGGCCTTTCACCAGGCGCTGTTCGCCTGGCCCGACGCGCCCGTCGCCGTGCTGAACCTCGGCGGCATCTCCAACCTGAGCTTGCTGCCCGCCACGAACGCACCGGCGGACACTGCGCCCCTGTTGGGCTTCGATTGCGGCCCCGCCAATGCGCTGATGGACCACTGGTGCCAGCGCCACCTCGGCCAGCCCTTCGACCGGGGCGGCCAATGGGCGGCCAGCGGGCACGTCCTGCCCGAGTTGCTCGCGCGGCTGCAGGCCGAACCGTATTTCGCCAAGGCGCCGCCGAAGAGCACGGGGCGCGATTTATTCCATCCGGACTGGCTGGCTGGCCACTTGGGCACGGCCACGTGGGCGCCGGCCGACGTGCAGGCCACGCTGGCCGAACTGACCGCGAGCACCTGTGCGGCGGCCCTGAATAGCTATCAAAAAGAGAGCGAATTGCTGATCGTCTGTGGCGGCGGCGCGCTCAACGACCACCTCATGGCTCGCCTGCGTGCCCTGCTGCCCGGCGTGCGGGTGCAGGCGTCGTCGGAACACGGCCTGCCGCCCCAGCAGGTCGAAGCGGCCGCCTTCGCGTGGCTGGCCCGGCGCACCGTGCGGGGCGAACCCGGCAACCTCGCGAGCGTGACCGGCGCACGCGGGGCGCGGGTGCTCGGCGCGATCTACCCCGCCTGA
- a CDS encoding M23 family metallopeptidase, protein MINGILAAEELLASRVAYTFRTYPKQITAAIAAMLLSAGTLAVASLGPDASDLPVQQVLEATAPVSFADQSTSLENFSFTLFRTDVSRSSDTAEGLMKRLGISDPAATAFVRGNAEARMALFARVGRTVTAEATQENQLEKLSARWIPDADGGFKRFVIERTPTGFVARTERDMLTPGTRLASGTIRSSLFAATDDSRIPDAVASQLADIFAGDVDVRSLRKGDRFAVVYETFEADGQALRSGRVLSAEFENNGKVHQAVWFQPPGAGQKGSYYRPNGDSLRKAYLATPVEFSRVSSGFAMRMHPILNSWRQHNGVDYAAPTGTAVRTVGDGTVDFAGTQSGYGNIVIINHRNNQQTAYAHLSRINVKAGDSVSQGQTIGAVGSTGWATGPHLHFEYRVGGAYQDPTTIAQEGGAPITAALRPAFERIAVGARTELAAAFSVIQASAD, encoded by the coding sequence TTGATCAACGGCATTCTTGCCGCCGAGGAGCTTCTCGCTTCTCGCGTGGCCTATACATTCCGGACGTACCCCAAGCAGATCACCGCGGCGATCGCTGCGATGCTGCTCAGCGCCGGCACCCTCGCGGTCGCCTCGCTCGGTCCCGACGCGTCCGACCTCCCCGTGCAGCAAGTGCTCGAAGCCACCGCGCCGGTGTCTTTCGCCGACCAGTCGACGTCGCTCGAGAACTTCAGCTTCACGCTGTTCCGCACCGACGTCTCGCGTTCGAGCGACACGGCCGAGGGGCTGATGAAGCGCCTGGGCATTTCCGACCCCGCCGCCACCGCCTTCGTGCGCGGCAACGCCGAGGCGCGCATGGCGCTGTTCGCGCGCGTGGGCCGCACCGTGACGGCCGAAGCCACGCAGGAAAACCAGCTCGAAAAGCTCAGCGCCCGCTGGATTCCCGACGCCGACGGCGGCTTCAAGCGCTTCGTCATCGAGCGCACGCCCACGGGCTTCGTGGCCCGCACCGAGCGCGACATGCTGACGCCGGGCACGCGCCTGGCCAGCGGTACGATCCGCAGCTCGCTGTTCGCCGCCACCGACGATTCGCGCATTCCCGATGCCGTGGCGAGCCAGCTGGCCGACATCTTCGCGGGCGACGTCGACGTGCGCTCGCTGCGCAAGGGCGACCGCTTCGCCGTGGTCTACGAGACCTTCGAAGCCGATGGCCAGGCGCTGCGCAGCGGCCGCGTGCTCTCGGCCGAGTTCGAGAACAACGGCAAGGTCCACCAGGCCGTCTGGTTCCAGCCTCCGGGCGCGGGCCAGAAGGGCAGCTACTACCGCCCGAACGGCGACAGCCTGCGCAAGGCCTACCTGGCCACGCCGGTCGAGTTCTCGCGCGTGTCCAGCGGTTTCGCGATGCGCATGCACCCGATCCTGAACAGCTGGCGCCAGCACAACGGCGTCGACTACGCGGCGCCCACGGGCACCGCGGTGCGCACGGTCGGTGACGGCACGGTCGACTTCGCCGGCACGCAAAGCGGCTACGGCAACATCGTCATCATCAACCACCGCAACAACCAGCAAACGGCCTACGCGCACCTGAGCCGCATCAACGTAAAGGCCGGCGACAGCGTGAGCCAGGGCCAGACCATCGGCGCCGTCGGCTCGACCGGCTGGGCCACGGGCCCGCACCTGCACTTCGAATACCGCGTCGGCGGGGCCTACCAGGACCCGACCACGATCGCGCAAGAAGGCGGCGCACCGATCACCGCCGCCCTGCGTCCGGCCTTCGAACGCATCGCCGTGGGCGCCCGCACCGAGCTGGCTGCCGCCTTCTCGGTGATCCAGGCCAGCGCCGACTGA
- the tyrS gene encoding tyrosine--tRNA ligase yields MNAESVTSTSLSDGVRQALEISLRGADELLPQDEWVKKLQKAEASGKPLRIKLGLDPTAPDIHIGHTVVLNKMRQLQDLGHRVIFLIGDFTSLIGDPSGRNSTRPPLTAEQIRANAETYFAQAKLVLDESKTEIRYNSEWSDPLGARGMIQLAAKYTVARMMERDDFNKRFKAGQSISVHEFLYPLMQGYDSVALESDLELGGTDQKFNLLVGRHLQQEYGQEPQCILTMPLLEGLDGVEKMSKSKGNYIGISEDANSMFAKVLSISDTLMWRWYTLLSFQSVAQIEALKAEIAAGRNPKDAKVALAKEITARFHSAAAADAAEQDFINRSKGGVPDEIPEVALSGAPLGIGQLLKQANLASSSGEGNRLIDGGGVRVDSVVVSDKGLKLPAGSYVVQVGKRKFARVTLS; encoded by the coding sequence ATGAACGCCGAATCTGTTACATCCACCAGCCTCTCGGATGGTGTAAGACAAGCCCTCGAAATATCCCTCCGCGGCGCTGACGAGCTGCTGCCGCAGGACGAGTGGGTGAAGAAGCTACAGAAGGCCGAAGCCTCCGGCAAGCCGCTGCGAATCAAGCTGGGCCTGGACCCGACCGCACCGGATATTCATATCGGACACACGGTGGTGCTCAACAAGATGCGCCAGCTCCAGGACCTGGGGCACCGCGTGATCTTCCTGATCGGCGACTTCACCTCCTTGATCGGCGACCCCTCGGGCCGCAACAGCACCCGCCCGCCGCTCACGGCCGAACAGATCCGCGCCAACGCCGAAACCTACTTCGCCCAGGCCAAGCTGGTGCTGGACGAGTCGAAGACCGAGATCCGCTACAACTCCGAATGGAGCGACCCCCTGGGTGCACGCGGCATGATCCAGCTGGCGGCCAAGTACACGGTGGCGCGCATGATGGAGCGCGACGACTTCAACAAGCGCTTCAAGGCCGGCCAGTCGATCTCGGTGCACGAGTTCCTGTACCCGCTGATGCAGGGCTACGACTCGGTGGCGCTCGAAAGCGACCTCGAGCTGGGCGGCACCGACCAGAAGTTCAACCTGCTCGTCGGTCGTCATCTTCAGCAGGAATACGGCCAGGAGCCGCAGTGCATACTCACTATGCCGCTGCTCGAAGGGCTCGATGGCGTCGAGAAGATGTCCAAGAGCAAGGGCAACTACATCGGCATCAGCGAAGACGCCAATAGCATGTTCGCCAAGGTGCTGTCGATCTCCGACACGCTGATGTGGCGCTGGTACACGCTGCTGAGCTTCCAGTCGGTGGCGCAGATCGAGGCGCTCAAAGCCGAGATCGCGGCCGGCCGCAACCCGAAGGACGCCAAGGTCGCGCTGGCCAAGGAAATCACCGCACGTTTCCACAGCGCGGCCGCGGCCGATGCGGCGGAGCAGGACTTCATCAACCGCAGCAAGGGCGGCGTGCCCGACGAAATTCCCGAAGTGGCGCTGAGCGGCGCCCCGCTGGGCATCGGCCAGTTGCTCAAGCAGGCCAACCTGGCGTCTTCGTCCGGGGAAGGCAACCGCCTGATCGACGGCGGCGGCGTGCGGGTCGATTCGGTCGTGGTGTCCGACAAGGGCCTGAAACTGCCCGCGGGCAGCTACGTGGTGCAGGTCGGCAAGCGCAAGTTCGCGCGGGTGACCCTGAGCTGA
- a CDS encoding OmpA family protein, with protein sequence MQTLLRRSSLLLATTVALFLAACSTPGTRVVLLPQADGTPSAVVVRAKDGEEVLSKPYQRATAAVGKSGAPVVDQADAAKVQAENKPLFDMRPPPPQRYTVFFEVGTATLTAASQQIMTEALTAALARSGGDIVVTGHTDTKGAGEQNDQLSRRRAQEVAQLFVERQFPAARIEAVGRGERDLAVPTADEVDEPRNRRVTIEVR encoded by the coding sequence ATGCAGACCCTGTTACGCCGCTCCTCCCTTCTTCTTGCGACCACGGTCGCCCTCTTTTTAGCCGCCTGTTCCACGCCGGGCACGCGCGTGGTGTTGCTGCCCCAGGCCGACGGCACGCCCTCCGCCGTGGTGGTGCGCGCCAAGGACGGCGAAGAAGTGCTTTCCAAGCCCTACCAGCGCGCCACGGCCGCAGTGGGCAAGAGCGGTGCACCGGTGGTCGACCAGGCCGACGCGGCCAAGGTCCAGGCCGAGAACAAGCCCCTGTTCGACATGCGCCCGCCGCCTCCGCAGCGCTACACGGTGTTCTTCGAGGTGGGCACGGCCACGCTCACGGCGGCATCGCAGCAGATCATGACGGAGGCCCTGACCGCCGCGCTGGCCCGCAGCGGCGGCGACATCGTGGTGACCGGCCACACCGACACCAAGGGTGCCGGCGAGCAGAACGACCAGCTGTCGCGCCGCCGCGCCCAGGAAGTGGCCCAGCTGTTCGTGGAGCGCCAGTTCCCGGCGGCTCGCATCGAGGCCGTGGGCCGCGGCGAACGCGACCTGGCCGTGCCGACCGCCGACGAGGTGGACGAGCCGCGCAACCGGCGCGTGACCATCGAGGTCCGCTGA
- a CDS encoding FecR family protein: MMKNFLTAALGLAIVGAATLAQAQAPAAAAPAAAAPQQAGFVKSVRGSVQLLDGAGATRNAAPGDALGAVDRIVTGPDSSAAVVLRDNTTLMVGPSSRMDLKEFHFDGTTRDGGMLVSLLRGSMRMITGLIGKTNPDAVRVETQTATIGIRGTDFIVQTDGQP, from the coding sequence ATGATGAAGAACTTTTTGACCGCAGCCCTCGGGCTCGCCATCGTCGGCGCAGCCACCCTGGCCCAGGCCCAGGCACCCGCCGCTGCGGCGCCCGCGGCCGCAGCACCCCAGCAGGCCGGGTTCGTGAAGTCGGTGCGCGGCAGCGTCCAGCTGCTCGACGGCGCCGGTGCCACGCGCAACGCAGCCCCCGGCGACGCACTGGGCGCGGTCGATCGCATCGTGACCGGCCCGGATTCGTCGGCGGCCGTCGTGCTGCGCGACAACACCACGCTGATGGTCGGCCCGTCCTCGCGCATGGACCTCAAGGAATTCCACTTCGACGGCACCACCCGCGACGGCGGCATGCTGGTGTCGCTGCTGCGCGGCTCGATGCGCATGATCACGGGCCTCATCGGCAAGACCAACCCCGACGCCGTGCGCGTCGAAACCCAGACCGCCACCATCGGCATTCGGGGCACGGACTTCATCGTGCAGACCGACGGCCAACCCTGA
- a CDS encoding cation diffusion facilitator family transporter, translated as MTLTPKTLLRVSVAVALLTILLKGWAGYLTNSMGLISDAMESCVNLASAMFALAMVTIAERPADEDHPYGHHKAEYFSSGFEGLLIVAAAGAILWVSVLRLMAPQPLEQLGWGLALSVISSGFNAALAFMLFRAARAHRSIALEADGRHLMTDVWTSVGVLVGIVAVHFSGWLWLDPLIAIGVALNIVREGFKLVWRSSQGLMDEALDAETIATVRATLDAFAANHAEGDRLRFDDMVTRGAGQRRFADLHMHVPGDWTLQRAANLRDELEQALMDAVPGLRVTIQLLPLTMEARATRLEDHHS; from the coding sequence ATGACGTTGACCCCTAAAACGCTGCTTCGCGTCTCCGTCGCCGTGGCCCTGCTCACCATCCTCCTGAAGGGCTGGGCGGGCTACCTGACGAACTCGATGGGCCTCATCTCGGACGCCATGGAGTCGTGCGTCAACCTCGCGAGCGCCATGTTCGCGCTGGCCATGGTGACCATCGCCGAGCGCCCGGCCGACGAGGACCATCCCTACGGCCACCACAAGGCCGAGTACTTCTCGTCCGGCTTCGAGGGCCTGCTGATCGTGGCCGCCGCGGGCGCCATCCTCTGGGTGTCGGTGCTGCGGCTGATGGCGCCGCAGCCGCTCGAGCAGCTGGGCTGGGGCCTGGCGCTGTCGGTAATCAGCTCCGGGTTCAACGCGGCCCTGGCGTTCATGCTGTTCCGCGCGGCGCGCGCGCACCGCTCCATTGCCCTGGAGGCCGACGGGCGCCACCTGATGACCGACGTCTGGACCTCGGTCGGCGTGCTGGTCGGCATCGTGGCCGTGCACTTCAGCGGCTGGCTCTGGCTCGACCCGCTGATCGCCATCGGCGTGGCGCTCAACATCGTGCGCGAGGGCTTCAAGCTCGTGTGGCGCTCCTCTCAGGGCCTGATGGACGAAGCGCTCGACGCCGAGACCATCGCCACCGTGCGCGCCACGCTCGACGCCTTCGCCGCAAACCATGCCGAAGGCGACCGGCTGCGCTTCGACGACATGGTGACGCGCGGCGCCGGCCAGCGCCGCTTTGCCGACCTGCACATGCACGTGCCCGGCGACTGGACCCTGCAGCGCGCCGCCAACCTGCGCGACGAACTGGAGCAGGCCCTCATGGACGCCGTGCCCGGCCTGCGCGTGACCATTCAACTGCTGCCGCTCACCATGGAAGCGCGCGCCACCCGACTCGAGGACCACCATTCATGA
- the dtd gene encoding D-aminoacyl-tRNA deacylase: protein MKAVLQRVAHARVDIAGQTVGAIETGLLVLLCAERGDTDSVADRLLAKILKLRIFSDEAGKMNRSVQDIGGGLLVVSQFTLAADVSGGNRPSFTLAAPPDEGRRLYDYFVAQARGAHPVVATGEFGADMQVHLLNDGPVTIPLQMTA from the coding sequence ATGAAAGCCGTGCTCCAGCGCGTGGCGCACGCACGCGTCGACATCGCAGGCCAGACTGTCGGCGCCATCGAGACCGGCCTGCTGGTGCTGCTGTGCGCCGAACGCGGCGACACCGACAGCGTGGCCGACCGCCTGCTCGCCAAGATCCTCAAGCTGCGCATCTTCTCGGACGAGGCCGGCAAGATGAACCGCAGCGTGCAGGACATCGGCGGCGGCCTGCTGGTCGTGAGCCAGTTCACGCTGGCCGCCGACGTGAGCGGCGGCAACCGCCCCAGCTTCACGCTCGCGGCACCGCCCGACGAAGGCCGGCGGCTCTACGACTACTTCGTGGCGCAGGCGCGCGGCGCACATCCCGTGGTGGCGACCGGCGAGTTCGGCGCCGACATGCAGGTGCACCTGCTGAACGACGGGCCGGTCACGATCCCGCTGCAGATGACGGCGTAG